In the Enterobacter cloacae subsp. cloacae ATCC 13047 genome, CTCAGTGCCAAATCATTAAGGCAATCATACTGACGACGACCAGGCCACACAGGGCGCTGGTCAAAATGAACTGGCGACGCAGGCGCTCGCAGCGGCGGATAAACTCTTCATCGTGATGATCCCGGTAGCGCTGGTAGTAGATATACCCGACCAGGCGCATCTGTTTGCTGGGCTGTCCATGCGAGGTGAAGAACCCTCCACCGTCCACATACTGATAAAGCAACGGATCGCAACCACGAAGTACCACTAACAGCGCACGTAACGATGAGAAGTAGCGCGCCATATTCACTATGCAAACTACGCATAACGCCCAAAACAATGCG is a window encoding:
- the uspB gene encoding universal stress protein UspB: MISTVALFWALCVVCIVNMARYFSSLRALLVVLRGCDPLLYQYVDGGGFFTSHGQPSKQMRLVGYIYYQRYRDHHDEEFIRRCERLRRQFILTSALCGLVVVSMIALMIWH